A window of Spartobacteria bacterium genomic DNA:
ATTGGATTCGACACCATTTTTGCTATCACAAAAACACCCGTCCATAAAATGATCGGAACACATCCTTTGGGCCACACCTTCCCTGACACCTGTCTTTCTAAAGACGAGCAGATCCTTGATGCTCATCGTGAACTCATCGACCTTAGCGAGAGAAACCGGGCTGAATTTTCAGATCTGGTGGAAATGCTTGAAATCGAAATCGAGGCGAAAAAGAAAAACGAGCGGAAACGATGAAGCGGCATGAATAACGCGTCACAACCAATCAAAGTCCTCACCATAGACGACGAATACTTTATTCGTACGAGTATCCGCAATTTCCTGGAAGATTTTGATTATGATGTACATGAAGCATCGAATGGACGTGAAGGACTTATGCTGTACAGGAAAATCAAGCCCGATATCATTCTTGTTGATTTGCGTATGCCCGAAATCGATGGGCTCGATGTACTCAAGCAAATTACACAGGAAGATTCGCGTTTACCCGTCATCGTCATTTCGGGCACCGGCGTCATATCAGATGTGATTGAGGCACTGCATCTCGGCGCGTGGGATTATCTGCTCAAGCCCATTGAAGATCTAAATGTTCTATTGCATGCCATCGAAAAGGCGTTGGAACGAGCGCGACTGCTGGCCGAAAACGCAGCGTATCAGGAAAAACTGGAAACACTGGTTCAAGAGAGAACAAAAGACCTTCAGGCATCGGTCGACAAATATCAGAAACTAGCCGAACATCTATCCGATGTCGTTCTCGCAATCGACATGCGAGGTTACGTAACCTATTGCAGTCCAGCCATTGAACCACTAAGTGGATTTGAAGCTGCATTTTTTATGGGAAAGCACATCGCTGAATTCATCTCGGACACCGGGGAAAACAACTATTTGGAACAATTTTCAGACGATGAAAATAAGATAATCCACCCTGTAGTATTTGAAGTGACTGTTCACGCCAAGGACTACCGGACTTTAGCTGGTGAGCTGAGTTTACAGCCCATATTCACAGGAAATGAAGTAACCTCCTACCAATGCGTTTTGCGCGATATCTCAGAGCGAAAAAAGGCGGACGAAGAGAAAGAGCGCATGGCTGCGCACCTGTTGCACATACAAAAAATGGAATCTCTTGGCCAATTGGCGGGGGGCATTGCCCATGATCTGAACAACCTGCTCACGCCGATTATCTGCTATGCTGAGCTGGTTCAGGATACGCTCCCGTCCGAAGACGAGCGGGCAAGTGATCTGCATGAAATACACAAAGCAGCCACTCGTGCAAAAGAACTGATACGTAAACTTATCACCTTCAGCACGAAGCAGGATGCGGAAATGAAGGCATTGAACCTGAACAATGTGATACGCGAATTACAGCCGGTCATACAGCGAATGACACCGGACAATGTCGAAATCAAGTTATTACTTAATCCATACATCTTTGATGTGTATGCGGATGCCCCATTACTCGATCAAGTGATAATGAATTTAATGTCCAATGCGCTTGATGCTATTTCGAATGGAGGACAAATCACGTTGTCTACTGCCAACATCGCTATTAAGCATGATGGAGAAAACGGTCTCCCTCTGGAAGATGGAAACTATGTTCTTTTTGAATTTCACGACTCCGGACACGGCATATCACCGGAAGCGCTGAAACATGTTTTCGAACCCTTTTTTACCACCAAAGAAGTGGGAAAAGGAACGGGGCTCGGACTGTCTACCGTATTTGGAATAATTCAGCAGTTTCGTGGACACATCACCGTTCATTCTCAGTCTGGTCAAGGAACAACATTTAGAATGTACTTGCCCAAATATACTCCCAGAGTTCAGCGAGAAACGATACGGGAAAAGATCACCCATTCGGTCACAAAACTCATATCCGTTCTGTTGGTCGAAGATGATGATCCCAGCCGCATTGTTTATGAGAAACTGCTTTGTAACGCCGGCTATAACGTATTCACAGCCAACGATGCAGAACATGCCATAAACATGGTAAATGATGAACCGCAATCATACAACCTGGTCATAAGCGATGTCCATTTACCGGGAATGAACGGATTTGATATGGTTAAAATCATTCGCAAAAAAAATCCGGATCTTCAGGAACTTTTTATCTCAGGCTTTCTACCTGAAGAGCTTCGTGAAAAATTTGATGTCGCCGATGATGCGCAATTTCTGACGAAACCTATCTCTGCAAAAACACTTATTAATAAAGTAAACCTCATGTGCCATAGATAGGAGTCCTGTGGTATATGAAGGATGATCAGTTAGCCTCAGATCAGAAAATTCTGCATGTTCACAAAACCATTGCGTTGTGGATTAGTTTACTTTTTGCAGCATCTTTATTTATAGTGCTGGCAGGAGCAAATCTGCTCATTTCACGAACTGCAGTAGCCACCGAAAAAATCCTGGATGAAACGATCACTGGTGTTATTGCGCAATCCATCAACAGAATGAGCTTTTCAGGAAAACACCATCCTCAGCTGTTCATCGAGCAATTAACCCGCGGAGAACCTCTCATTGATTACATCATCATTTATGGGGCTGATGATGCGGTCATTGCGAAAAGTACAAGCCACAACGTGGGCAACATCAATGACAGAGAGACACAATCAAATGTTCTCCGAGCCTGTAATAAGGGCGAAATCAGCTACCGAACACGCATATTGAACGGAAACAGCCGCCGTGAGATTACCATGCCGTACCACCAAGGGTATCAGAATAAGATCGAGGGAGCGATTGTTGTGGGCATCGCAAGAAACACCATGCACGCCGTCATAACATCGGCACGCTTTCAATTATTCGCCATGGGAAGCGTTGTAGGCCTGCTGTCGCTTATTTTGATGATTATCATAAACAATAAACTAAGCGAACCCCTACGCAACGTGGCCATGCATATGCGCGGCATTTTGGATCATTCCCCACTAATGGTATGCATTGCTGATCGAAATCTGCAATTCCTTCAAACCAGCTCATCACTTACGCGGTATCTGGATGTTTTGAGTCCCATTTTAAAACCGAGTATTACTGAAACATTTAAACAGAATAAATATATATCGCAAGAAGTGGAGGTCGCCGCCTCCGCTGACAGAACCGTCCGGCATTATCTCATTTCATCGTTTCCGCTCATTAGTGACAATGGCACAACGCCTCGAAGCGTATGCTCCATTGTGCTGGACATTTCGCAACGCAAAAAGGCGGATATGGAGCTACATAGAGTTCGTAAAATATTAACAAATATTGTAGATTCAATGCCATCGATGCTGGTGGTCATTGACCATGAGTGCAAAATCATCCTTTGGAATAAAGAGGTCGAAAAAATCACAGGCATCCCG
This region includes:
- a CDS encoding PAS domain S-box protein, with protein sequence MKDDQLASDQKILHVHKTIALWISLLFAASLFIVLAGANLLISRTAVATEKILDETITGVIAQSINRMSFSGKHHPQLFIEQLTRGEPLIDYIIIYGADDAVIAKSTSHNVGNINDRETQSNVLRACNKGEISYRTRILNGNSRREITMPYHQGYQNKIEGAIVVGIARNTMHAVITSARFQLFAMGSVVGLLSLILMIIINNKLSEPLRNVAMHMRGILDHSPLMVCIADRNLQFLQTSSSLTRYLDVLSPILKPSITETFKQNKYISQEVEVAASADRTVRHYLISSFPLISDNGTTPRSVCSIVLDISQRKKADMELHRVRKILTNIVDSMPSMLVVIDHECKIILWNKEVEKITGIPAFTALGRHLETILPQLSSLMRDLLLSIRNNKIYHAADLPSMGDDPARNLYLTVYPLHSDDTSGAVIRIDDITERTKLQKLMIQSEKMISVGRLATGLAHEINNPLAGILQNTQVIMHRVTPGLKRNSDVAQNCDTNMENICEYLERRGVLKMLETILDSGKQAAATVTNLLSFSKRKEDHFRRYKISDILERSIELASSDYSLRDKFDFRDILVIREYEEPAPMLTCEFNMIQQVFFNILKNGAQAMRSKNLGEQDLGKPHTIATFFLRIAKKDTSIQIEIEDNGIGIPESLKKHLFEPFYHNDGQTDNPGLGLSVAYFIVSQTHGGEIEIDSEENKGTCVRITLPQRPPSI
- a CDS encoding response regulator, with amino-acid sequence MNNASQPIKVLTIDDEYFIRTSIRNFLEDFDYDVHEASNGREGLMLYRKIKPDIILVDLRMPEIDGLDVLKQITQEDSRLPVIVISGTGVISDVIEALHLGAWDYLLKPIEDLNVLLHAIEKALERARLLAENAAYQEKLETLVQERTKDLQASVDKYQKLAEHLSDVVLAIDMRGYVTYCSPAIEPLSGFEAAFFMGKHIAEFISDTGENNYLEQFSDDENKIIHPVVFEVTVHAKDYRTLAGELSLQPIFTGNEVTSYQCVLRDISERKKADEEKERMAAHLLHIQKMESLGQLAGGIAHDLNNLLTPIICYAELVQDTLPSEDERASDLHEIHKAATRAKELIRKLITFSTKQDAEMKALNLNNVIRELQPVIQRMTPDNVEIKLLLNPYIFDVYADAPLLDQVIMNLMSNALDAISNGGQITLSTANIAIKHDGENGLPLEDGNYVLFEFHDSGHGISPEALKHVFEPFFTTKEVGKGTGLGLSTVFGIIQQFRGHITVHSQSGQGTTFRMYLPKYTPRVQRETIREKITHSVTKLISVLLVEDDDPSRIVYEKLLCNAGYNVFTANDAEHAINMVNDEPQSYNLVISDVHLPGMNGFDMVKIIRKKNPDLQELFISGFLPEELREKFDVADDAQFLTKPISAKTLINKVNLMCHR